The DNA sequence TTTACTTTTTAATGCCATTGCAATATATCCATTGCCAAAATTTTGTAATTGATATTTTCTACTATACGGTTTTGAAATACCTCTTGCTCCTTCTGGAAAAATAATAACTGCTTCATCATTATTCAACATCTTCATACAGTTTTCAGGATCGCCTAATGCACCGCCCCATTGACTAAAAAGTGTACCAAAAAATGGCACTTGTGGTACAAATCTTTCAAACATACCTTTTGGAGCTCTTGGTGCTTGTTCATTGGTCACTAAAGCATATCCTAATAACATCGCATCAATAGGTAACTGCCCACTATGATTGCCAATAATTAAACACCTACCTTCTTTTGGAATATTTTCTAAACCATAAGCATCTACTCTAAAATATTGCTCGTAAAAAATTTTAGCAGCATTTACAAAAGGTTTAATGCCATTCAAATTAAATCCCCAAGCATCGTAGCCATAGCTGCCTACATGGTTAGGAAATTTTGCAAGAAATGCATTTCTATGTTTTACATCTCTTGATTGTTTGATGATATTTCTAATCTGCTTTTTGATAGCTTAAATATAAAATTTAATATCTTATGTTTAGTTAAAAACAATATTTTTTACTTCAAAAGTAATAATTTTGTGCTTGGTGAAGAAAGCAACCAACATAGTATCATTAATTATTGCTTTTGTTTTTCTGTTTAATGCAAATGGTGTAATTGTATTTAAACATCTTTGTAAAACAGAAAATATTGCAAATTATAGCGTGTTAAATTCTCCTAGTTGTGAAAAAGAAAAAGAGTCAAAAGAAGAAAGTTGTTGCAAAGAACAAGCTAGTAAAAGCAATGATTGTTGCGAACATTCTTTAAGCTTTAAAAAATTTAGCTATAATGGATTTACTTCAAATCTGTTCGAGCTAAAAAAAGTAGACATTGTTCCTATCTTTAATTTTCCTGTTGTACAATCTATTGTTTTAATTAAACAATGTAGAGTGCAATTCCAAGGATTAAGTCCACCATATCCAGATTATCATATCAAACAATATTTGCAACCATCTTT is a window from the Chitinophagales bacterium genome containing:
- a CDS encoding 1-acyl-sn-glycerol-3-phosphate acyltransferase, with amino-acid sequence MNGIKPFVNAAKIFYEQYFRVDAYGLENIPKEGRCLIIGNHSGQLPIDAMLLGYALVTNEQAPRAPKGMFERFVPQVPFFGTLFSQWGGALGDPENCMKMLNNDEAVIIFPEGARGISKPYSRKYQLQNFGNGYIAMALKSK